A region of Bifidobacterium adolescentis ATCC 15703 DNA encodes the following proteins:
- the argB gene encoding acetylglutamate kinase, with amino-acid sequence MAKELKGPGFHFDVHTDLRADQKAEVLIEALPWLEEFAGQRIVIKYGGNAMIDDHLKACFAEDMVFLRQVGLHPVVVHGGGPQISQMLKALGIKSEFKGGLRVTTPEAMDVVRMVLTGKVSRELVGLINAHGPFAVGLSGEDGALFSAMQRKPVIDGKPTDIGLVGDVVSVDASAVEDLINAGRIPVVSSVAPNEDDATEVLNVNADSAAAALAAALGASKLVVLTDVDGLYADWPDRDSLIGRIGVENLRDMLPDLESGMRPKMEACVRAIDGGVPRAHIIDGRKPHSILNEIFTTDGIGTMVVPEDGIEMRSSYGN; translated from the coding sequence ATGGCCAAAGAACTCAAAGGACCTGGATTCCACTTCGACGTGCACACCGACCTGCGCGCCGACCAGAAGGCGGAGGTGCTTATCGAAGCGCTGCCGTGGCTGGAGGAATTCGCCGGACAACGCATCGTCATCAAATATGGCGGCAATGCGATGATCGACGATCATCTGAAAGCCTGCTTCGCCGAAGACATGGTGTTCCTGCGTCAGGTGGGACTGCACCCGGTCGTGGTGCACGGTGGCGGTCCGCAGATCTCCCAAATGCTTAAGGCCCTGGGTATCAAGTCCGAATTCAAGGGCGGATTGCGTGTCACCACTCCGGAAGCCATGGATGTGGTCCGCATGGTGCTGACAGGCAAGGTGTCCCGTGAACTCGTTGGCCTGATCAACGCGCACGGTCCATTCGCGGTCGGACTGTCCGGCGAGGACGGCGCCCTGTTCTCGGCCATGCAGCGCAAACCGGTCATTGACGGCAAACCCACCGATATCGGCTTGGTCGGCGACGTGGTGAGCGTCGACGCGTCCGCCGTGGAGGATCTAATCAACGCCGGACGTATTCCGGTGGTCTCCTCCGTGGCGCCGAATGAAGACGATGCCACCGAAGTGCTCAACGTGAACGCCGACTCCGCCGCGGCCGCCCTTGCCGCGGCCCTTGGAGCCAGCAAGCTGGTCGTGTTGACCGACGTCGATGGTCTGTATGCCGATTGGCCGGACCGTGACTCCCTGATTGGCCGCATCGGCGTGGAGAATCTGCGCGATATGCTCCCCGACCTGGAAAGCGGCATGCGTCCGAAGATGGAAGCCTGCGTGCGCGCCATCGACGGAGGTGTTCCGCGGGCCCATATCATCGACGGTCGCAAACCGCATTCCATCCTGAACGAGATCTTCACCACCGACGGCATCGGCACCATGGTCGTGCCCGAGGACGGTATTGAAATGAGGAGTTCCTATGGCAACTGA
- the argH gene encoding argininosuccinate lyase, translating to MTESTTNGEHLALWGGRFKSGPSPELARLSKSTQFDWRLADDDIAGSRAHARALGRAGLLTADELQRMEDALDELQRRVDSGAFAPIEDDEDEATALERGLLQIAGDELGGKLRAGRSRNDQIAALIRMWLRRHSRIIAKMLLGLAATLIEQSEKAGRTVMPGRTHMQHAQPVLLAHQLMAHVWPLLRDVERLADWDKRIDASPYGSGALAGNTLGLEPVAVARELGFSKVTANSIDGTASRDLVAEFAFIAAMTGVDLSRLSEEIIIWNTQEFAFVRLDDAYSTGSSIMPQKKNPDIAELTRGKSGRLIGDLTGLLATLKGLPTAYARDLQEDKEAVFDQVDTLEVLLPAFTGMVATMVFDKERLEAEAPTGFALATDIAEWLVKNGVPFRHAHELSGACVKIAEDHGQELWDLTDEDFINVFKDFLPADKAPQVREVLSTEGSVSARNGKGGTSPLRVREQIVSAKTTIEQLRAFANSVSDGSAYKSPESLLK from the coding sequence ATGACCGAGAGCACTACCAATGGTGAGCATCTTGCCCTGTGGGGCGGCCGTTTCAAGTCTGGTCCGTCGCCGGAACTCGCACGGCTGAGCAAGTCCACCCAATTCGACTGGCGACTCGCCGATGACGATATCGCCGGTTCGCGCGCCCATGCCCGTGCACTGGGCCGCGCCGGACTGCTGACCGCCGATGAGCTGCAGCGCATGGAAGACGCCCTTGACGAGCTGCAGCGCCGCGTGGATTCCGGAGCATTCGCTCCGATCGAGGATGACGAGGACGAGGCCACTGCACTCGAACGCGGCCTGCTTCAAATCGCAGGTGACGAACTCGGCGGCAAGCTCCGCGCCGGCCGTTCCCGCAACGATCAGATCGCCGCGCTCATCCGCATGTGGCTGCGCCGCCACAGCCGCATCATCGCCAAAATGCTGCTCGGTCTCGCCGCAACACTGATCGAGCAGTCCGAAAAAGCCGGTCGCACCGTCATGCCGGGACGTACGCATATGCAGCACGCCCAGCCAGTTCTGCTTGCCCACCAGCTCATGGCCCACGTGTGGCCGCTGCTGCGTGACGTGGAACGTCTCGCCGATTGGGATAAGCGCATCGACGCCAGCCCGTACGGCTCCGGTGCCCTCGCCGGCAACACCCTTGGCCTCGAACCGGTGGCTGTGGCCCGTGAGCTGGGCTTCTCCAAGGTGACCGCCAACTCCATCGACGGCACCGCCAGCCGTGATCTGGTCGCCGAATTCGCCTTCATCGCCGCCATGACCGGTGTCGATCTGAGCCGCCTGTCCGAAGAGATCATCATCTGGAACACCCAGGAATTCGCGTTCGTGCGTCTTGATGACGCCTACTCCACCGGCTCGTCCATCATGCCGCAGAAGAAGAATCCGGACATCGCCGAACTCACTCGCGGCAAGTCCGGACGACTCATCGGCGACCTGACTGGCCTGCTCGCCACCTTGAAAGGCCTGCCGACAGCCTACGCGCGCGACCTGCAGGAAGACAAGGAAGCCGTATTCGACCAAGTGGACACGCTTGAAGTGCTGCTGCCGGCATTCACTGGCATGGTCGCCACCATGGTCTTCGACAAGGAACGCCTCGAAGCCGAAGCCCCGACCGGTTTCGCCCTCGCCACCGACATCGCCGAATGGCTCGTCAAGAACGGTGTGCCGTTCCGTCACGCGCACGAGCTTTCCGGCGCATGCGTCAAGATTGCCGAAGACCACGGCCAGGAGCTGTGGGATTTGACCGACGAGGACTTCATCAACGTGTTCAAGGACTTCCTGCCGGCGGACAAGGCCCCGCAGGTGCGTGAAGTGCTGTCCACCGAAGGCTCCGTCTCCGCCCGCAACGGCAAGGGAGGCACCTCCCCGCTGCGCGTGCGCGAACAGATCGTTTCCGCCAAGACCACCATCGAGCAGCTACGCGCCTTCGCCAACTCCGTGTCCGACGGTTCCGCATACAAGTCGCCCGAATCCCTGCTCAAGTAA
- a CDS encoding argininosuccinate synthase produces MLERETMSDQNRLVLAYSGGLDTSVAISYLKERTGKDVVAVSLDVGQGGESLETIKQRALACGAVEAYVVDARDEFANEYCMKALKANAMYEGVYPLVSAISRPLISKHLVRAAHQFGADTISHGCTGKGNDQVRFEVSIASIDPTLKAISPIRDLSLTRDVEIAFAKEHKLPIVQTEKSPFSIDQNVWGRAIETGFLEDPWNGPTKDCYSYTDDPAFPPVEDEVVIEFKQGVPVKIDGHDVTPLQAIEEMNRRAGAQGIGRIDLIEDRLVGIKSRELYEAPGAVALITAHQELENCCLEREQHRIKRDIDKRWAELVYDAQWFSPATQSLNAFIEDTQKYVSGEIRMVLHGGRAVVTGRRSDSSLYDYNLATYDSGDSFDQKSSNGFIDIYGLPSRVAAARDVKFGNGIEVPENSVE; encoded by the coding sequence ATGTTAGAAAGGGAAACCATGAGCGATCAGAATCGTCTCGTCCTGGCGTACTCCGGTGGTCTTGACACCTCCGTCGCCATTTCGTATCTGAAGGAACGCACCGGCAAGGATGTTGTGGCCGTGTCCCTCGACGTCGGCCAGGGCGGCGAAAGCCTCGAAACCATCAAGCAGCGCGCGCTGGCATGCGGTGCGGTCGAAGCCTACGTGGTCGATGCCCGTGATGAATTCGCCAACGAATACTGCATGAAGGCCCTGAAGGCCAACGCCATGTACGAAGGCGTGTACCCGCTGGTCTCCGCCATCTCCCGTCCGCTGATTTCCAAGCATCTCGTCCGTGCCGCCCACCAGTTCGGCGCTGACACCATTTCCCACGGCTGCACCGGCAAGGGCAACGATCAGGTTCGTTTCGAGGTCTCCATCGCCTCCATCGACCCGACGCTGAAGGCCATCAGCCCGATTCGTGACCTGTCTCTGACCCGCGACGTCGAGATCGCCTTCGCCAAGGAACACAAGCTGCCGATCGTGCAGACCGAGAAGAGCCCGTTCTCCATCGACCAGAACGTGTGGGGCCGCGCCATCGAGACCGGTTTCCTCGAGGATCCGTGGAACGGTCCGACCAAGGACTGCTACTCCTACACCGACGATCCGGCGTTCCCACCGGTCGAGGATGAGGTCGTCATCGAATTCAAGCAGGGCGTCCCGGTCAAGATCGACGGTCATGACGTCACTCCGCTGCAGGCCATCGAAGAGATGAACCGTCGTGCAGGCGCGCAGGGCATCGGCCGTATCGATTTGATTGAGGATCGTCTGGTAGGCATCAAGTCCCGCGAGCTGTACGAGGCTCCGGGCGCAGTGGCGCTGATCACCGCCCACCAGGAACTCGAGAACTGCTGCCTCGAACGCGAGCAGCACCGCATCAAGCGCGACATCGACAAGCGCTGGGCCGAACTGGTCTACGACGCGCAGTGGTTCTCCCCGGCAACCCAGTCCCTGAACGCCTTCATCGAAGACACCCAGAAGTACGTCTCCGGCGAGATTCGCATGGTTCTGCACGGTGGCCGCGCCGTCGTGACTGGCCGTCGCTCCGACAGCTCGCTGTACGACTACAACCTGGCCACCTACGATTCCGGCGACAGCTTCGACCAGAAGTCCTCCAACGGCTTCATCGACATCTATGGTCTGCCGAGCCGCGTGGCCGCAGCCCGCGACGTCAAGTTCGGCAACGGCATCGAGGTTCCGGAGAACAGCGTCGAGTAA
- a CDS encoding arginine repressor, whose translation MTDHTPALQRPATRTARLSAIEQALLTRIVTSQSQLSQILADQGIEVTQATLSRDLDEIHATKTRLADGTVAYAVGKQNIDEHPASNPDAKTEQQISRVLSGLVTSVAAARNLVVVHTPSGAAQYVASVIDKQPIEGVLGTIAGDDTVMVICSEDDVAKRRAQWLLDVASKA comes from the coding sequence ATGACTGACCACACTCCCGCGTTGCAGCGTCCTGCCACACGAACCGCTCGACTGAGCGCCATTGAGCAGGCGCTGCTGACGCGCATCGTCACCTCGCAATCGCAACTGTCGCAGATTCTCGCCGACCAGGGCATCGAGGTGACGCAGGCCACGCTGAGCCGTGATCTCGATGAGATTCACGCCACGAAGACCCGTCTTGCCGACGGAACCGTGGCCTACGCCGTCGGCAAACAGAACATTGATGAACATCCGGCTTCTAACCCGGACGCCAAAACCGAGCAGCAGATTAGCCGGGTACTGTCCGGACTGGTCACATCCGTGGCCGCGGCACGTAATCTCGTGGTCGTGCACACGCCATCCGGCGCCGCGCAATATGTGGCCAGCGTCATCGATAAGCAGCCCATCGAAGGCGTGCTTGGCACCATCGCCGGAGATGACACGGTCATGGTTATCTGCTCCGAGGATGATGTCGCCAAACGGCGTGCGCAATGGCTGCTTGATGTCGCTTCCAAAGCGTGA
- the argF gene encoding ornithine carbamoyltransferase, protein MATPELRHMLRDDDLNHEEQKQVLELAIKFHKNRFYHQPFAGPQGIAVIFDKPSTRTRSSFSIGVAELGGYPLVIDKSGSQLGRGEPVADTARVLDRMAYGVVWRTFGQDRVAEMAKYSTHPVVNALTDEFHPCQILADFQTIAEHRGGVDNLKNQTIAYLGDAANNMSNSYLLGGAVAGMNVRVAGPYGYLPDPQIVADAEAIASETGGSILVTTDPNEAVAGADCVFTDTWVSMGEEAEYAVRSKPFWDYQVNAELMAKAKDDAIFQHCLPAYRGKEVTAEVIDGPQSVVWDEAGNRLHAQKALLTWLAGKARGDESLLV, encoded by the coding sequence ATGGCAACCCCTGAACTGCGCCATATGCTGCGCGATGACGATCTGAACCACGAAGAACAGAAGCAGGTGCTGGAACTGGCCATCAAGTTCCACAAGAACCGTTTCTATCACCAGCCGTTCGCTGGCCCGCAGGGCATCGCCGTGATTTTCGACAAGCCCAGTACCCGTACCCGCTCCAGCTTCTCCATTGGCGTGGCCGAACTCGGTGGCTATCCGCTGGTCATTGACAAGTCCGGCTCCCAGCTGGGCCGTGGCGAACCGGTGGCCGACACGGCTCGCGTGCTTGACCGTATGGCCTACGGCGTGGTGTGGCGCACCTTTGGTCAGGACCGTGTTGCGGAAATGGCCAAGTACTCCACCCATCCGGTGGTGAACGCACTGACCGACGAATTCCATCCGTGCCAGATTCTTGCTGACTTCCAGACCATCGCGGAACATCGCGGCGGTGTAGACAACCTCAAGAACCAGACCATCGCCTATCTCGGCGATGCGGCCAACAACATGTCCAACTCCTACCTGCTCGGCGGCGCTGTGGCGGGCATGAACGTGCGTGTGGCAGGACCGTACGGATACCTGCCGGATCCGCAGATCGTTGCCGATGCCGAAGCGATTGCCTCTGAGACCGGCGGCTCCATCCTCGTCACTACTGATCCGAATGAGGCTGTTGCCGGAGCCGATTGCGTCTTCACCGACACGTGGGTCTCCATGGGCGAGGAAGCGGAATACGCTGTCCGTTCCAAGCCGTTCTGGGATTACCAGGTGAACGCCGAACTCATGGCCAAGGCCAAGGACGACGCCATCTTCCAGCACTGCCTGCCTGCATATCGCGGCAAGGAGGTCACCGCCGAGGTTATCGATGGTCCTCAGTCCGTGGTTTGGGATGAAGCAGGCAACCGTCTGCACGCCCAGAAGGCGTTGCTGACCTGGTTGGCCGGCAAGGCCCGTGGCGATGAAAGCCTGCTGGTCTGA
- a CDS encoding acetylornithine transaminase → MATEQLETLGTEDAKWLGEYSQVHMNVFGTPLRVMDHGEGAHIWDVDGNEYLDFLAGIAVNALGYAHPKWVKAVSEQAAKAAHVSNYFATEPQIKLAAKLVKLAGAPEGSRVYFGNSGAEGNEAALKLAKLYGRTLPGASPEIGGKPARIISMTHGFHGRTMGALSATWKPAIREKFEPLVPNIEFVEAGNVEALHDAFAETGQGKYGKGPVAAVIMELIQGEAGVMPLGADYVKAARKLCDEHKALLIIDEVQTGIGRTGAWFAFQREDLSGGVTPDIVTFAKGVGGGFPMGGMISFGAELSALFTPGSHGSTFAGNPLGASAALATLGVIEEDSLVDNAEERGKQLRDGIASCGNPLFVSVRGRGLLDAIELAHPCSHAAMNWALEHGLIVNAVAPNALRLAPPLVITAQDVDQAVSILAKIPSDLPND, encoded by the coding sequence ATGGCAACTGAACAACTGGAAACACTCGGCACTGAAGATGCCAAGTGGCTGGGAGAGTACTCCCAGGTGCATATGAACGTGTTTGGCACGCCCCTGCGCGTGATGGACCACGGTGAGGGCGCCCACATCTGGGATGTCGACGGCAATGAATATCTCGATTTCCTTGCAGGCATCGCCGTCAACGCACTCGGATACGCCCATCCGAAGTGGGTGAAGGCCGTCAGCGAGCAGGCCGCCAAGGCCGCGCATGTGAGCAACTACTTCGCCACCGAACCGCAGATCAAGCTCGCCGCCAAACTCGTCAAGCTCGCGGGCGCTCCGGAAGGTTCCCGCGTCTACTTCGGCAATTCCGGCGCGGAAGGTAACGAGGCGGCGCTGAAGCTCGCCAAGCTCTACGGGCGCACCCTGCCGGGCGCGTCGCCTGAGATCGGCGGCAAACCGGCACGCATCATCTCCATGACCCACGGTTTCCACGGCCGTACCATGGGCGCGCTGTCCGCAACGTGGAAGCCCGCCATCCGTGAGAAATTCGAGCCGCTGGTACCGAACATCGAATTTGTGGAGGCCGGCAACGTCGAAGCCTTGCACGACGCTTTCGCCGAAACCGGTCAGGGCAAGTACGGCAAAGGGCCGGTCGCGGCCGTCATCATGGAGCTTATCCAGGGCGAGGCCGGTGTGATGCCGCTCGGAGCGGACTATGTGAAGGCCGCCCGCAAACTGTGCGACGAACATAAGGCGCTCCTCATCATCGACGAAGTGCAGACCGGCATCGGACGCACCGGAGCATGGTTCGCCTTCCAGCGTGAGGATCTTTCCGGCGGTGTGACCCCGGACATCGTCACTTTCGCCAAGGGCGTTGGCGGTGGTTTCCCGATGGGCGGCATGATTTCCTTCGGCGCCGAACTGTCCGCGCTGTTCACCCCGGGTTCCCACGGCTCCACTTTCGCAGGCAATCCATTGGGCGCTTCGGCGGCATTGGCAACGCTGGGAGTCATCGAAGAGGACAGCCTCGTGGACAACGCCGAAGAACGCGGCAAGCAGCTGCGCGACGGTATCGCCTCCTGCGGTAATCCGCTATTCGTCTCCGTGCGTGGCCGTGGCCTGCTCGACGCCATCGAACTTGCCCACCCCTGCTCGCATGCGGCCATGAACTGGGCTTTGGAACACGGTCTCATCGTCAATGCAGTGGCTCCGAATGCGTTGCGTCTCGCCCCGCCGCTGGTCATCACTGCTCAGGACGTCGATCAAGCGGTGTCCATCCTCGCCAAGATTCCGTCCGACCTGCCTAACGACTGA
- the argJ gene encoding bifunctional glutamate N-acetyltransferase/amino-acid acetyltransferase ArgJ: protein MSVTFAQGFSAAGVAAGISAVEGKKDLALVVNNGPLDAAAGVFTSNRFCAAPVQWSRNIVSDGHAKAVILNSGGANACTGKPGYEQSKATAEKVAGLIGAKAEDVAVCSTGLIGELLPLDNVLSGADKAFETLADTAEAGADASHAIMTTDTKPKTVELEGSNGFRIGGMVKGSGMIAPQLATMLCVITTDAVVTAGQLQAALNAGVEMSFNRIDVDGCMSTNDTVLLLASGASGIEPEPDEFNELVAKATASLARQIIGDGEGASHDIRVKVTGATTEEAALACGRAVAASNLLKCAISGNDPNWGRIVSSLGTVPSDVAPYDSEKVTVDVNGVRICENGGAGRDRSEVDMTPREVHIDIDLNAGEAEATVWTDDLTHEYVHINADYES, encoded by the coding sequence GTGAGCGTAACGTTCGCACAAGGTTTTTCCGCAGCTGGCGTGGCAGCTGGCATTTCCGCGGTCGAAGGCAAGAAGGATCTGGCTCTCGTGGTCAACAATGGACCGCTTGACGCCGCTGCCGGCGTGTTCACCTCGAACCGTTTCTGCGCGGCTCCTGTGCAGTGGTCGAGGAACATCGTATCCGACGGCCATGCGAAGGCCGTGATTCTGAACTCCGGCGGCGCCAACGCATGCACCGGCAAGCCAGGATACGAGCAGTCCAAGGCCACCGCTGAAAAGGTCGCCGGCCTCATCGGCGCCAAAGCCGAAGACGTGGCCGTATGTTCCACTGGTCTCATCGGCGAATTGCTGCCGCTCGACAACGTGCTGTCCGGCGCGGACAAGGCATTTGAAACCCTTGCCGATACCGCCGAAGCCGGAGCCGATGCGTCGCACGCCATCATGACCACCGACACCAAGCCGAAAACCGTCGAGCTGGAAGGTTCCAACGGCTTCCGTATCGGTGGCATGGTCAAGGGTTCCGGCATGATCGCCCCGCAGCTGGCCACCATGCTGTGCGTCATCACCACCGATGCCGTCGTGACCGCCGGACAGCTTCAAGCCGCCTTGAACGCCGGAGTCGAAATGTCGTTCAACCGCATCGACGTGGACGGCTGCATGTCCACCAACGACACCGTGCTGCTGCTGGCTTCCGGCGCGTCCGGCATCGAACCGGAACCGGACGAGTTCAACGAGCTCGTGGCCAAGGCCACCGCCTCGCTCGCCCGCCAGATCATCGGCGACGGCGAAGGCGCAAGCCATGACATCCGTGTCAAAGTTACCGGCGCGACCACCGAAGAAGCCGCTCTGGCATGCGGCCGCGCGGTCGCAGCGTCCAATCTGCTCAAATGCGCCATCTCCGGCAACGATCCGAACTGGGGCCGTATCGTCAGCTCCCTCGGCACCGTGCCGTCCGACGTCGCACCATACGATTCCGAAAAGGTCACGGTGGACGTCAACGGCGTACGCATCTGCGAAAACGGCGGAGCCGGACGCGACCGCTCCGAAGTGGACATGACCCCACGCGAGGTGCACATCGACATCGACCTGAACGCCGGAGAAGCGGAAGCGACCGTCTGGACCGACGATCTGACCCACGAATACGTACACATCAACGCTGACTACGAAAGCTGA